In Aeromicrobium marinum DSM 15272, one genomic interval encodes:
- a CDS encoding peroxiredoxin has product MTIEIGSPAPDFTLKNQHGEDISLSSFRGESAVVLVFFPFAFSGICTGELCEIRDNLADLEGDAGGTTVLAVSCDHFFSNRAFAERDGYTFSILSDFWPHGDVSRAYGTFNEGAGAPDRGTYVIDREGVVRWKIENGIPDARSLQEYRAALADLA; this is encoded by the coding sequence AACCAGCACGGCGAGGACATCTCGCTGTCGTCCTTCCGCGGCGAGAGCGCCGTGGTGCTCGTGTTCTTCCCCTTCGCGTTCAGCGGCATCTGCACCGGTGAGCTGTGCGAGATCAGGGACAACCTCGCCGACCTCGAGGGCGACGCCGGCGGCACCACCGTGCTGGCGGTGTCGTGCGACCACTTCTTCTCCAACCGGGCGTTCGCCGAGCGCGACGGCTACACCTTCTCGATCCTCTCGGACTTCTGGCCGCACGGCGACGTCTCCCGCGCCTACGGGACCTTCAACGAGGGCGCCGGCGCCCCGGACCGCGGCACCTACGTGATCGACCGCGAGGGAGTCGTGCGCTGGAAGATCGAGAACGGCATCCCCGACGCCCGGTCGCTGCAGGAGTACCGGGCGGCGTTGGCCGACCTCGCCTGA